Proteins from a genomic interval of Zingiber officinale cultivar Zhangliang chromosome 1B, Zo_v1.1, whole genome shotgun sequence:
- the LOC121997702 gene encoding uncharacterized protein LOC121997702, giving the protein MATTTSPNYKPSYHRLNKPPQETEEVVPRQEALFDGIWEAFKPSTGRRLLRLNRGGRCRRPRLRVAGLRRLLTKKAAAVRAAVSVSLDKVLRRLKEGRPHLGELFAGNYMFMQVTPSPTLHYLEKTFLPVTAAKNHYHRSLVLPPTPSLIRFNVPKLLLHSHN; this is encoded by the coding sequence ATGGCTACCACCACCTCTCCCAACTACAAGCCTTCTTACCACAGGTTAAACAAGCCACCACAAGAAACCGAAGAAGTCGTCCCACGACAAGAAGCATTATTCGATGGCATCTGGGAGGCATTCAAGCCTTCCACAGGGAGAAGGTTGCTGAGGCTTAACAGGGGAGGGAGGTGCCGGCGGCCGAGGCTCCGGGTGGCCGGCCTGAGGAGGCTTCTGACGAAGAAGGCCGCGGCGGTGAGGGCTGCGGTGAGCGTGTCGCTGGACAAGGTGCTCAGGAGGCTTAAGGAGGGAAGGCCTCACCTTGGCGAACTCTTTGCAGGGAACTACATGTTCATGCAAGTGACCCCTTCGCCAACTCTGCACTATCTGGAGAAGACGTTCTTGCCTGTAACTGCTGCCAAAAATCACTACCACCGTAGTCTAGTACTGCCACCAACACCAAGCCTGATCAGGTTCAACGTCCCGAAGCTCTTGCTGCATAGTCACAATTAA
- the LOC121978302 gene encoding uncharacterized protein LOC121978302 → MKKRAAATTAKSKPMAKGKLKRRGSFFASPTSIPSPDSSSKPYNLDLPSFPSAAASSSLNASADPFSRHHVSPPPSSKTKTTAVATISDLKSFAGSRIESLKQHFDVYHSEMVNEFDASNSRLSKRFKIQTKACLQLTEEAENDCKKIADRMNEHTEMMKASYAEVISKSHSTASHVCKVSIPELMQSMEKAIDRFRNRYKIPTTPM, encoded by the exons ATGAAAAAGAGAGCAGCGGCGACGACAGCCAAATCAAAGCCGATGGCGAAAGGGAAGTTGAAGCGGCGGGGCTCGTTCTTCGCTTCTCCTACTTCGATTCCATCTCCCGATTCCTCCTCCAAACCGTACAACCTAGATCTGCCTTCCTTTCCTTCAGCAGCCGCCTCCTCCTCCCTGAACGCCAGCGCCGATCCCTTCTCGCGCCATCACgtctctcctcctccttcctccaaGACGAAGACAACTGCCGTAGCTACCATCTCCGATCTGAAGTCTTTTGCCGGATCCCGCATTGAGTCTCTCAAGCAGCACTTCGACGTTTACCACTCTGAAATGGTCAATGAGTTCGATGCTTCCAACAGTCGCCTCTCCAAGCGCTTCAAG ATCCAGACAAAAGCTTGCCTGCAACTAACTGAGGAAGCAGAAAATGACTGCAAGAAGATTGCTGATAGGATGAATGAACATACAGAAATGATGAAG GCCTCGTATGCAGAAGTCATTAGCAAATCACATTCTACAGCCTCTCATG TTTGTAAGGTTTCCATTCCTGAGCTCATGCAATCAATGGAGAAAGCCATTGACAGATTCCGCAACCGTTATAAGATACCAACCACTCCAATGTGA